In the Triticum aestivum cultivar Chinese Spring chromosome 2B, IWGSC CS RefSeq v2.1, whole genome shotgun sequence genome, GGAGTTTGCAACTTTTGTTGTAAACTATAATATGTCACTTGGAACATGGGACATTGAAAAGACAATAGCaatgtgtgtccaagaagaggacagACTCAAAGCCGCACATGGTGGTTCAATCAACTATGTGAAGGATtggaagaaaaagaactacaatcaaaacaacaaaagttCTCCTTCAAAGAATGGAAAAGCCCCCTATCAGCATCAGCATCAGCAACAACCTTTCTCAGTGGACAAAGACACGTGTCTCCACTGCAAGCAGAAAGGGTATTACAAGAAAGACTGCGCTGCTTGGCTGAAGTCAGTCATGGCAAAAAGAGGTAACAAT is a window encoding:
- the LOC123042087 gene encoding uncharacterized protein: MSNMAAKLKPMDADLEIKPALLVHLVMASLPQEFATFVVNYNMSLGTWDIEKTIAMCVQEEDRLKAAHGGSINYVKDWKKKNYNQNNKSSPSKNGKAPYQHQHQQQPFSVDKDTCLHCKQKGYYKKDCAAWLKSVMAKRGIPFDANYAKKRKTH